A single Mangrovimonas sp. YM274 DNA region contains:
- a CDS encoding AraC family transcriptional regulator: METKAPSTISYPFLVPAEWYSFLENQHLGAFQQETFELYPTIGKGYLQYLEFQKGFWAQQMNFRLQNALPLIQTPSKINDLFIINFYLTSTSIHQKTNKNRFEFNFDNISVMLSSSAAVFHYNIPAKEDVKIFQIGFTREWLLTNAFEEVSSDLKNIFMGNDPIYMAENLDYQFKYLVEEMDLRNANRLFLFSGALQLLNTFFTKLENRQLNTKDLSNIHHTDLESLLQIRTFMDEDPLKAISLDALAQQSGMSLSKFKRYFKQVFGVTPYQYHLQNKLAVAFNRLGQNYSVSEVAFLLGYNNLSHFSKAFKKQYGFLPSEVQKEVS, encoded by the coding sequence ATGGAAACAAAAGCACCTTCAACAATTTCTTATCCGTTTCTAGTACCAGCAGAATGGTACTCGTTTCTGGAAAACCAACATCTAGGGGCATTTCAGCAGGAGACCTTTGAACTATACCCAACAATTGGGAAGGGGTATTTGCAATACCTAGAGTTCCAAAAAGGATTTTGGGCCCAGCAAATGAACTTTAGGCTTCAAAACGCATTGCCCTTAATCCAGACTCCCAGTAAAATAAACGACCTATTTATCATCAATTTTTACCTTACCAGCACATCTATTCATCAAAAAACCAACAAAAACCGGTTTGAATTTAATTTCGACAACATAAGTGTGATGCTAAGTTCGTCCGCTGCTGTTTTTCATTACAACATTCCAGCCAAGGAAGACGTGAAAATATTTCAGATAGGATTTACTAGAGAATGGCTACTTACCAACGCCTTTGAAGAGGTCTCTTCCGATCTTAAAAACATATTTATGGGCAACGACCCCATCTATATGGCGGAAAATCTAGATTACCAGTTCAAATATTTGGTGGAAGAAATGGATCTGCGCAATGCCAATCGCTTGTTTTTGTTTTCTGGAGCACTGCAACTGCTCAATACCTTCTTTACGAAACTGGAAAACAGGCAGCTAAACACAAAAGACCTTTCCAATATTCATCATACCGACCTCGAGAGCTTATTGCAGATACGCACCTTTATGGATGAAGATCCTTTAAAAGCCATTAGCTTGGATGCCCTTGCACAACAATCTGGTATGAGCCTTTCTAAATTTAAGCGTTATTTTAAGCAGGTTTTTGGTGTGACTCCATATCAATACCACCTGCAAAATAAACTGGCTGTAGCCTTCAATCGATTAGGTCAGAATTACAGTGTTTCAGAAGTCGCATTTCTATTGGGCTACAATAACCTTAGTCATTTTTCAAAAGCATTTAAAAAACAATATGGATTTTTACCCAGTGAAGTACAAAAGGAAGTCTCTTGA
- a CDS encoding DUF1330 domain-containing protein: MEAYFIISYDIVDFETFQNYPPAVWEILQQYGGELLVSDTEAVVIEGNRKMMHSIIKFPSQEIAMECFNSEEYQSVRPFRINSTKDNTVILAKAFNPNT, translated from the coding sequence ATGGAAGCCTATTTTATAATCAGTTACGATATTGTTGATTTTGAAACGTTTCAAAACTATCCGCCAGCAGTATGGGAAATATTACAGCAATATGGCGGTGAGTTGCTGGTGTCTGATACCGAAGCAGTAGTTATAGAAGGTAACAGGAAAATGATGCATTCCATCATTAAGTTTCCTTCACAGGAAATAGCAATGGAGTGTTTTAATAGCGAGGAATATCAATCGGTTCGTCCGTTTAGAATCAACTCGACGAAAGACAATACCGTAATTTTGGCGAAGGCATTCAATCCCAATACATAA
- a CDS encoding DJ-1/PfpI family protein — translation MSCIKQIFGVAPYEESPNVYSPSNLALKLAVDTKTDYAPYNFEKRNQDASKKILIVGTETELLKMANGKLFHTGNHPFELFIPMLHWESAGFAIDIATPTGGELALEHWAMPTDDLAVMELYESYKTRLETPLNLWELVRQLDDSSPYVAVYFPGGHGAVGDLPFSSAVAKLVNWTAAHNKYMISICHGPSAFLATGEPSPYEGYNISACPDGMDKLLPATGYLPGAMPWFFGERLNRLGIKVVNKTMNGKVIVDRKLITGDGPKAANELGIITSKALLNEA, via the coding sequence ATGAGCTGCATTAAGCAAATATTTGGGGTAGCACCTTATGAAGAGAGTCCCAATGTCTATTCGCCTTCTAATTTGGCATTGAAACTGGCGGTAGATACAAAGACGGATTATGCTCCCTATAATTTTGAAAAAAGGAATCAAGATGCGTCAAAGAAAATTTTAATTGTTGGAACTGAAACAGAATTGTTGAAAATGGCCAATGGTAAATTGTTCCACACAGGCAACCATCCTTTTGAATTATTCATACCTATGCTACATTGGGAATCGGCGGGCTTTGCCATCGATATTGCAACACCAACAGGAGGCGAATTGGCCTTGGAGCATTGGGCCATGCCTACAGATGATCTGGCGGTGATGGAGCTATATGAGAGCTATAAAACAAGACTAGAAACCCCATTAAATCTTTGGGAATTGGTTCGCCAATTGGATGACAGTAGTCCTTATGTAGCTGTTTATTTTCCTGGAGGACATGGCGCTGTTGGTGATTTGCCCTTTAGCAGTGCTGTTGCAAAGTTGGTTAATTGGACGGCAGCACACAACAAATACATGATTAGTATTTGCCACGGGCCTTCGGCGTTCTTGGCAACTGGTGAGCCTTCACCTTATGAAGGGTATAACATTTCGGCTTGTCCCGATGGTATGGATAAACTGCTGCCAGCTACGGGGTATCTACCGGGAGCTATGCCTTGGTTTTTTGGAGAAAGGTTGAACCGTTTAGGCATTAAAGTTGTTAATAAAACCATGAATGGAAAGGTAATTGTTGATAGAAAACTGATAACGGGAGATGGTCCTAAAGCAGCCAATGAGCTGGGCATTATAACCAGTAAAGCTTTGTTGAACGAGGCATAA
- a CDS encoding SRPBCC domain-containing protein, translating to MKKLQYKIDIKASAEKVYNTMLGMNNKETYQQWTAEFNPTSTYEGSWEKGSKIYFIGTDTNGKKAGMVSEIVNNIPFQMVSIRHYGILDGDNEITEGPEIDQWAGSMENYAFQEHDGITTVTAECDMAEDYIDYFNTTWPKALQKLKELSES from the coding sequence ATGAAAAAACTGCAATACAAGATCGATATTAAGGCATCAGCCGAAAAGGTCTATAATACCATGCTTGGTATGAACAATAAAGAGACCTACCAGCAATGGACAGCCGAATTTAATCCAACCTCAACCTATGAAGGCAGCTGGGAAAAGGGATCTAAAATCTATTTTATCGGGACGGATACCAATGGAAAAAAAGCTGGTATGGTATCTGAAATTGTGAATAACATTCCGTTCCAGATGGTTTCCATTCGCCATTATGGAATATTGGATGGTGACAATGAAATTACCGAAGGCCCAGAGATTGATCAATGGGCAGGCAGCATGGAAAATTATGCATTCCAAGAGCATGATGGCATAACAACTGTTACCGCCGAATGTGATATGGCTGAGGACTACATAGATTATTTTAACACTACTTGGCCGAAGGCCTTACAAAAACTCAAGGAACTTTCGGAAAGTTAA
- a CDS encoding DUF1428 domain-containing protein, producing MTNYIDAFVFPIPRVYLNDYKKVAEKVADIWKEYGAIAYFEFIGDELHLEGTKSFIETVNAKKDEIVIFGWTVFPSKEIRDLANQKVPTDPRIKELVEPLTNPEKLIFDASRMVYGGFKPFVESK from the coding sequence ATGACAAACTATATAGATGCCTTCGTCTTTCCAATTCCTCGAGTTTATTTGAATGACTATAAAAAGGTAGCGGAAAAAGTAGCTGACATTTGGAAAGAATATGGGGCCATTGCCTACTTCGAATTTATTGGAGACGAGTTACATTTAGAAGGCACCAAATCCTTTATTGAAACCGTAAATGCGAAAAAAGACGAGATAGTTATCTTTGGATGGACTGTATTCCCGTCAAAAGAAATACGTGATTTGGCCAACCAAAAAGTGCCAACCGACCCAAGAATAAAAGAATTGGTAGAACCCTTGACTAATCCTGAAAAATTGATTTTTGATGCCAGCAGAATGGTCTATGGAGGATTTAAACCATTTGTGGAATCAAAATAG
- a CDS encoding DUF6090 family protein, whose protein sequence is MIKFFRKTRYNLMLQNNTTKYLKYAIGEIILVVIGILIALSINNWNQNRIERKKEKQIIKELVVDLEDQSKVLATYIEVESSFYQNGRDLLKYFSANQTFYGADSIYGKLNSLASRQTFNPINTTFQELIATGTIGILKDETTKRKIIQYYNELKRISLVIGNNNIHIVDAIYQQELLKQTTFILDEDDSDLKTINDAIFNEKSLGRIRQISKNELSTDSNMLHLFNLLEQRTIVAMSHMELYKTVQKNTEQLLSDIKTPMD, encoded by the coding sequence ATGATAAAATTCTTTAGGAAAACACGCTACAATCTGATGCTGCAAAATAACACCACTAAATACTTGAAATACGCCATAGGAGAAATCATTCTTGTGGTCATTGGAATTTTAATTGCCCTAAGTATTAACAACTGGAACCAAAACAGGATTGAACGCAAAAAAGAAAAACAGATTATCAAAGAACTCGTTGTAGACCTAGAGGATCAATCAAAAGTCCTGGCAACCTATATAGAAGTAGAATCGAGCTTTTATCAAAATGGCAGGGATCTTTTAAAATACTTTTCGGCAAATCAAACATTTTATGGTGCCGACAGTATTTATGGCAAACTGAATTCTTTGGCGTCAAGGCAAACCTTTAACCCTATAAATACCACCTTTCAGGAACTCATCGCAACTGGAACCATTGGAATCTTAAAAGATGAGACCACCAAAAGAAAAATCATACAATATTACAACGAGCTAAAAAGAATTTCCTTGGTAATTGGGAATAACAACATTCATATTGTAGATGCTATTTACCAACAGGAACTGTTGAAACAAACCACTTTTATTTTGGATGAAGACGATAGCGATTTAAAAACAATAAACGATGCTATTTTTAATGAAAAATCATTGGGCCGTATACGTCAAATATCGAAGAATGAACTGTCAACAGACAGCAATATGTTACACCTCTTCAATTTGTTGGAACAACGAACCATTGTTGCCATGTCGCATATGGAACTATACAAAACAGTCCAGAAAAATACAGAGCAATTACTTTCAGACATAAAAACACCAATGGACTAG
- a CDS encoding glycoside hydrolase family 105 protein — MNSATNNNEKYLYQAIKIVKHHPDTSKLPSLKRMCFFFFTIIVLVNCSNQKSTKTATLTKSPEEIGRLVIEDLLSRDQFYLYKVEDVEALHYAEACTAYGAIKLATSLHDKNTLQKLQERYHRIESENIPNTANHVDANVYGILPLQLYLYNNEKKYLDQGIELADGQWGTPLPNGMSSQTRFWIDDIYMIGSLQVQAYRASGEIKYLNRAALQIDAYIKNLQQPNGLFFHGEEAPFYWGRGNGWVAAGLAELLSELPQSNPHYNAILKGYQKMMKTLLESQGADGMWHQLIDQPATSFAETSSTAMFGFAMAMGVKNKLLPKNPYQDSYIKAWNTLTQYIDNEGKVSEVCVGTGQSKDVNYYLNRPKVVGDLHGQAPILWFANALLK; from the coding sequence ATGAACAGCGCAACAAATAATAACGAAAAGTACCTGTATCAGGCTATAAAAATAGTAAAGCATCATCCAGACACCTCAAAATTACCTTCTTTAAAAAGAATGTGTTTTTTCTTTTTTACAATAATAGTACTGGTCAATTGTTCAAATCAAAAAAGCACAAAGACAGCTACGCTTACCAAATCTCCAGAAGAAATTGGTAGATTGGTAATTGAAGACCTTCTCTCAAGAGATCAATTCTATCTCTATAAAGTGGAGGATGTAGAAGCTCTTCATTATGCGGAGGCTTGCACTGCTTATGGCGCCATCAAATTGGCAACGTCCTTACATGACAAAAACACCCTTCAAAAACTTCAAGAAAGGTACCATCGGATTGAAAGTGAAAATATACCTAATACAGCCAATCATGTGGATGCCAATGTGTATGGCATTTTACCCCTTCAGCTCTACCTCTACAACAATGAGAAGAAATATCTAGACCAAGGTATAGAGTTAGCAGATGGACAATGGGGCACTCCCTTACCCAATGGCATGAGTTCGCAAACTAGGTTTTGGATAGATGACATTTACATGATAGGAAGCCTACAGGTGCAGGCATATAGAGCTAGTGGAGAAATAAAATACCTCAATCGCGCCGCCCTGCAAATCGATGCCTATATTAAAAATTTACAGCAGCCTAATGGTCTGTTCTTTCATGGAGAAGAGGCTCCTTTTTACTGGGGACGCGGTAATGGTTGGGTGGCTGCCGGACTTGCAGAATTGTTGTCGGAACTACCACAAAGCAATCCTCATTATAATGCTATCCTAAAGGGGTATCAAAAAATGATGAAGACACTCCTCGAAAGTCAGGGAGCTGATGGTATGTGGCACCAGTTAATTGACCAACCGGCAACCTCATTTGCCGAAACGTCCTCTACTGCTATGTTCGGATTTGCCATGGCCATGGGCGTCAAGAATAAATTATTGCCAAAAAATCCATATCAAGATTCCTATATTAAAGCATGGAATACCCTAACACAATACATTGATAACGAAGGGAAAGTTAGCGAGGTGTGTGTTGGAACAGGACAAAGTAAAGATGTAAATTATTACCTAAACCGTCCAAAAGTTGTTGGAGACCTGCATGGACAAGCGCCTATTCTTTGGTTTGCAAATGCCTTATTGAAGTAG
- a CDS encoding erythromycin esterase family protein, translated as MKKAPTTLLMIFALNSIFAQIEKNIHELNSMESLLTKDVKEILDSNLAGKKVVFLGEAEHHIGSDFLAKTQFVKYLVLEKGYKDIAFEADFFGLYFEHDKINLYSFWSRSVQCEELFDFLKEHNVTIWGFDNQMGSGYTWDNFTRKLTEFLKTNSISFKENFIATTENYIKNRQKANSVLGKTDLEYLVYEVEKLLKDDKVIQDKLWHQFLESFKSDIIINSTHSRIAKAIPVRDNQMAKNLDFLVKTMPEKKFIVWLANAHMAKYEYDFMKGQTMGGQFVNLNPNISYHIAISSIHMPYRTGKKIEKWSNDQENLLNLLPSTENNYFIDSKQLIADHPDYVEKKFEGMFNLEENKTNWFKHFDALVFVGKGEKVKYPEIK; from the coding sequence ATGAAAAAAGCACCAACTACCCTATTAATGATCTTTGCTCTAAATTCCATTTTTGCTCAAATCGAGAAAAACATTCACGAATTGAATTCAATGGAAAGTCTTTTAACCAAAGATGTCAAAGAAATTTTAGACTCAAATTTAGCAGGCAAAAAAGTTGTTTTTTTAGGAGAAGCAGAACACCACATTGGCTCAGATTTTTTAGCTAAAACTCAATTTGTAAAGTATTTAGTTCTAGAAAAAGGATATAAAGACATTGCTTTTGAAGCCGATTTTTTCGGGCTATATTTTGAGCACGATAAAATTAACCTGTACTCCTTTTGGTCTCGCTCCGTACAATGCGAAGAACTATTTGATTTTTTAAAAGAACACAATGTAACAATTTGGGGGTTCGACAATCAAATGGGCTCTGGATATACTTGGGATAATTTCACCAGAAAACTGACTGAATTCCTAAAAACTAACTCGATTAGTTTTAAAGAAAATTTCATTGCAACAACTGAAAATTACATCAAAAACAGACAAAAGGCCAACAGCGTTCTTGGTAAAACAGATCTAGAATATTTAGTCTATGAAGTTGAAAAACTATTAAAAGATGACAAAGTTATTCAAGACAAACTTTGGCATCAATTTTTAGAAAGTTTCAAAAGTGATATTATCATAAATTCGACACACTCCAGAATTGCAAAAGCAATCCCTGTTCGGGATAATCAGATGGCAAAAAATCTTGATTTCTTGGTTAAAACAATGCCCGAAAAAAAATTCATTGTATGGTTAGCCAATGCCCATATGGCAAAATATGAATACGATTTTATGAAAGGCCAAACTATGGGAGGCCAGTTTGTAAATTTAAATCCAAATATCTCGTATCATATTGCAATTTCATCAATCCATATGCCCTACAGAACAGGAAAAAAAATAGAGAAATGGAGCAATGACCAAGAAAACCTACTGAACCTCCTACCATCAACTGAAAACAACTACTTCATCGATTCCAAACAGCTCATTGCTGATCATCCAGATTATGTAGAAAAGAAATTTGAGGGAATGTTCAACCTTGAAGAAAACAAAACCAATTGGTTCAAGCATTTTGACGCCCTAGTTTTTGTTGGAAAAGGAGAAAAAGTAAAATATCCTGAAATAAAATAA
- a CDS encoding PQQ-dependent sugar dehydrogenase has translation MTLKKLVAVGVLMFTLYSCAQNNTQTNDNHSYELVVPDLQIPWGFVFLPDNAMLITEKKGDIIHFKNGVKTIIEGVPEVYNRGQGGLLDIQLHPNYKNNGWIYITYASSEGDDKGGNTALMRAKLKNDTLVEKQLLYKATPNTTNGQHFGSRILFDNKGDLYVSIGERGNRDENPQDLSRDGGKIYRFHDDGSIPSDNPFIQTPNAKPGIYSYGHRNPQGMALHPKTGEVWIHEHGPKGGDEINIIKPGANYGWPKVSYGVNYSGTKFTKHTSLPGMEPPNHYWVPSIAPSGMAFITSNKYPEWKGNLLVGSLKFQYLDNCYLNHDKVIKEERLLDGLGRVRSVVQGPDGYIYVGIENLGIVKLLPSKQ, from the coding sequence ATGACACTCAAAAAACTAGTAGCTGTAGGAGTGCTTATGTTTACCCTATACTCCTGTGCCCAAAACAATACGCAAACTAATGACAACCATAGTTATGAGCTGGTAGTTCCCGACCTTCAGATTCCATGGGGGTTTGTGTTTTTACCGGATAACGCGATGCTCATCACCGAAAAAAAAGGAGATATTATTCATTTTAAAAACGGTGTAAAAACCATTATCGAAGGTGTCCCTGAGGTCTACAACCGTGGTCAGGGAGGTCTTTTGGATATCCAACTCCATCCCAATTACAAAAACAATGGTTGGATTTACATCACTTACGCTTCCTCTGAAGGAGACGACAAAGGAGGCAACACCGCCCTAATGCGTGCCAAACTTAAAAACGATACTCTAGTTGAAAAGCAATTATTGTATAAAGCAACGCCCAATACTACGAATGGCCAACATTTTGGGTCACGTATCCTTTTCGACAACAAAGGAGATCTCTATGTCTCCATAGGAGAACGCGGCAACAGAGACGAAAACCCTCAAGATCTGAGTCGCGATGGGGGAAAAATATACCGATTTCATGACGATGGAAGCATTCCTTCGGACAACCCTTTTATCCAGACGCCAAATGCCAAACCCGGCATCTATTCTTACGGCCATCGCAACCCGCAAGGAATGGCCCTACACCCTAAAACCGGAGAAGTATGGATCCACGAACATGGCCCTAAAGGAGGAGACGAAATCAATATCATAAAGCCTGGAGCCAACTACGGATGGCCAAAAGTAAGCTATGGTGTAAATTACAGCGGCACTAAATTTACCAAGCATACGTCGCTACCGGGTATGGAACCTCCCAATCATTATTGGGTACCTTCAATAGCCCCTAGCGGAATGGCCTTTATCACAAGCAATAAATATCCTGAGTGGAAAGGAAATTTATTGGTAGGATCCTTAAAATTTCAGTACCTTGACAACTGTTACTTGAACCACGATAAAGTTATCAAGGAAGAGCGTCTATTAGATGGATTGGGGCGTGTGCGTTCTGTGGTTCAAGGACCGGATGGCTACATTTATGTAGGAATTGAAAACTTAGGAATTGTGAAACTATTACCCTCAAAACAATGA
- a CDS encoding cytochrome c, with the protein MALFLSLGANEYTSVQNASHQESIKKGKVVYENFCMTCHMANGEGIPRAFPPLAKADYLMNNRKESIKAIKYGLSGTIVVNGDTFKGSMAPLGLSDKEVADVMNYITNSWGNKNDKMVTEKEVSEIRP; encoded by the coding sequence ATGGCACTCTTTCTCTCCTTGGGAGCAAACGAGTATACTTCCGTTCAAAATGCATCACACCAAGAAAGTATTAAAAAAGGTAAAGTGGTATATGAAAACTTTTGCATGACTTGCCACATGGCCAATGGCGAAGGTATTCCTAGAGCCTTCCCTCCCCTTGCAAAAGCCGATTATCTTATGAACAATAGAAAAGAAAGCATCAAAGCTATAAAATATGGACTCTCGGGCACAATTGTGGTTAATGGCGATACCTTTAAAGGTTCCATGGCGCCCTTAGGACTATCTGATAAAGAAGTGGCCGATGTTATGAATTACATTACCAATTCATGGGGCAACAAAAATGACAAAATGGTGACCGAAAAAGAAGTTTCGGAAATTCGCCCTTGA
- the udk gene encoding uridine kinase, which produces MLIIGIAGGTGCGKTTVVNQILEQSPDGEIGIISQDSYYRDTSHLTFEERSAINFDHPRSIDFELLEEHVKELKQGNAIEQPIYSFVKHNRTGETLKTYPTKVMIVEGILILTHPELRKLFDIKIYVHADSDERLIRRLKRDISERGRDLDEVLSRYQDTLKPMHQQFIEPTKEYADIIIPNNKYNTVAIDIVKSIINQSL; this is translated from the coding sequence ATGCTAATTATAGGGATTGCAGGAGGAACCGGCTGTGGCAAGACAACGGTAGTAAACCAGATACTCGAACAATCACCTGATGGGGAGATTGGTATAATATCGCAGGATTCTTACTACAGAGACACCTCGCACCTGACTTTTGAGGAGCGTTCCGCCATCAATTTTGACCATCCAAGGTCCATCGATTTTGAATTGCTGGAGGAACACGTAAAAGAACTAAAACAAGGAAACGCCATCGAACAGCCAATCTATTCCTTTGTAAAGCATAACCGTACGGGCGAAACCCTAAAAACCTACCCTACAAAAGTGATGATTGTTGAGGGCATTTTAATACTCACGCACCCAGAATTGCGCAAACTGTTCGATATTAAAATCTATGTGCACGCCGATAGCGACGAACGCTTGATTAGACGTTTAAAACGGGATATCTCAGAGCGAGGAAGAGACTTGGACGAAGTCCTGTCACGCTATCAGGACACCCTAAAACCTATGCACCAACAATTTATTGAACCTACCAAGGAATATGCCGATATCATTATTCCTAACAATAAATACAATACGGTGGCCATAGACATTGTAAAATCCATTATCAACCAAAGTTTATAA
- a CDS encoding septum formation initiator family protein produces the protein MLLLLGFAVWMLFFDANSWFIHHELNTDIKELEDEKEYYKKEIAKDKKAIKALSTEEGLEKLAREKYYMKKADEEIYIIEYEDSLTKQSYHD, from the coding sequence GTGCTCCTGCTTTTGGGCTTTGCTGTTTGGATGCTCTTTTTTGATGCCAACTCTTGGTTTATACATCATGAACTTAATACCGACATAAAAGAATTGGAAGATGAAAAAGAATACTATAAAAAAGAAATCGCCAAAGACAAAAAAGCGATCAAAGCCTTAAGTACCGAGGAAGGACTTGAAAAATTGGCTAGGGAAAAATATTATATGAAAAAAGCTGACGAAGAAATATACATCATTGAATATGAAGACAGCTTAACAAAACAATCTTACCATGACTAA
- a CDS encoding methylmalonyl-CoA mutase subunit beta — MTKLAFNEFKEVSSKQWKQKIQVDLKGADYNDTLIWNTNEGIDVRPFYHLDEMEQAFPTPETQASQWTINQTIFVADVEKSNAKAKEVLERGAETITFIIPSSGINLSTLMQGLLNTHTVFHFTLQFCSDAFVKDLKKLLGNTPFFVHIDIIGNLAKTGNWYRNLNSDFEAYKSIVALTNGISINVGLYQNAGANHIQELAYAIAHATEYLNHLEGHKTITPTFHVAIGSNYFFEIAKLRALRLLWASLAAEYGVAESCYIVATPTKRNKTLYDYNTNMLRTTTECMAAVLGGANTVGNLAYDAIYHKDNEFGERIARNQLLVLKHESYFNKVNNPADGAYYIEQLTEQLADKALELFKDIEQQGGLLQQLKEGTIQRKIKENATKELEAFKSGELVLLGTNKHPNPEDKMKDELELYPFVKTNPVKTLIPPIVEKRLAEALEQQRIKSE; from the coding sequence ATGACTAAATTGGCGTTTAACGAATTTAAGGAAGTTTCGTCTAAACAATGGAAACAAAAAATACAGGTAGACCTCAAGGGTGCCGATTATAACGACACGCTTATTTGGAACACCAACGAAGGTATCGATGTTAGGCCGTTTTACCACTTGGATGAAATGGAACAAGCATTTCCAACCCCTGAAACCCAAGCCTCACAATGGACCATCAACCAGACCATTTTTGTGGCAGATGTAGAAAAGTCCAATGCCAAAGCTAAAGAGGTTTTAGAACGAGGAGCCGAAACCATTACCTTTATCATTCCCTCTTCAGGAATTAATCTTTCCACCTTAATGCAAGGCCTGCTCAATACGCACACAGTCTTTCATTTTACGCTACAGTTTTGTTCCGATGCATTTGTCAAAGACCTTAAAAAGCTCTTGGGCAATACTCCTTTTTTCGTCCATATAGACATTATAGGCAATTTGGCAAAAACAGGAAATTGGTACCGTAACCTCAATAGTGATTTTGAAGCCTATAAAAGCATTGTAGCTTTAACTAATGGCATTTCCATTAACGTGGGACTTTATCAAAATGCAGGAGCCAACCATATACAGGAGTTAGCATATGCCATAGCACATGCCACCGAATATCTCAACCACTTGGAAGGTCACAAGACCATTACGCCCACATTTCATGTGGCCATTGGCAGCAACTACTTCTTTGAAATTGCTAAACTTAGAGCCCTGCGCCTACTTTGGGCTTCCCTCGCTGCAGAATATGGTGTTGCGGAGTCCTGCTACATTGTAGCCACCCCTACCAAACGCAACAAAACCTTGTACGATTACAACACCAACATGCTTCGTACCACCACGGAGTGTATGGCAGCTGTTTTGGGTGGAGCCAATACTGTAGGTAATTTAGCCTACGACGCTATTTACCACAAGGACAATGAATTTGGCGAGCGTATTGCGCGCAACCAACTCTTGGTACTGAAACATGAAAGCTATTTCAACAAAGTAAACAACCCTGCCGATGGCGCCTACTATATAGAACAACTCACCGAACAATTAGCTGACAAGGCATTGGAGTTGTTTAAGGACATAGAACAACAGGGAGGCTTGTTACAACAATTGAAGGAAGGCACCATTCAACGAAAAATTAAAGAAAACGCTACCAAGGAACTGGAAGCTTTCAAAAGCGGCGAATTGGTACTATTAGGCACCAACAAACACCCTAACCCGGAGGATAAAATGAAAGACGAGCTGGAACTTTACCCTTTTGTAAAAACCAATCCGGTAAAGACCCTTATTCCACCAATCGTAGAAAAGCGTTTGGCCGAAGCTTTGGAACAACAACGAATCAAATCAGAATAA